Part of the Pseudomonadota bacterium genome is shown below.
GTGTAAGGAGGCTGTGCCGCCGGCAGGTGCAAGGTTGTCTCCCGGTCTCAGCCGTTGTTCGCGCCGGTGACCGTCGCGTAGCCGGAAAGTCAAGGAAATACGTCACAAGAGAACTGTGAAATAATACCTCGCGCGTCAGCGGGGTTATGCTAGGCTAATGGTATGGACTCCTCCCCTCCCTAACGGCATCGTGATGTGCCAGAGTGGAGGATGAAACGACCACTTCGACGAAGAGGAGGAGTCCGGATGAACAGTACGACAATCGGGTTGGACATTGCAAAGAGCGTCTTTCAGGTCCACGGGGTGGACGCGAAGGGTAAGGTAGTGCTTCGCAAGGTGCTCAAGCGAGGACAGGTGTTGGCGTTTTTCGCCA
Proteins encoded:
- a CDS encoding IS110 family transposase, with protein sequence MNSTTIGLDIAKSVFQVHGVDAKGKVVLRKVLKRGQVLAFFA